GAAACATGCTTCGTATCAAGATTGCCTTTCTCCTCAGCCAAGTGATTATCCGGTTTTTTAAAATAATCAATTATTATAGAAATCGGATTTTTTGAAATAATATTCGCCACTGGACTTCCTCCCTCGTTATAGCAAGCTACTTGCAGCCTGCTTTGTGCAATTTCTTAGCGTCTATGTACGTCAACGGTACGCCACAAGAATTTATCGTATAATACTTCCCCGAATTCCCAGCCCACATACCCATAGATACTGTTTCATAAACTTATAATATTATATATATTTACAAAAGCATAATTTATATAACCAATATAATCAGATATTAGGATAATGTCTAGCAATGATAACCATAAAACGACTAACTTCCTTCTCGTTTTTACCAAAAAAGCAATCTATCGTTATAGGAACTGGCCTGCGCTTGTATGATAGTGCAGCTATAATTTTTCAAAACAATAATTATCATGGATAATAGGGAATAGTTGCAAAAAGAAAAACTGCCGATACTATAAACCTCTAAAAAACTCAGGTTTTAACCTTGTCACGCCATCAATTGCGGCTTTGATAGCGGCGAGGAGCTTTTCTTTATCTTGTGGGAACCGGCCTTCCAGAGGCACATAATTCGAGGCGTGATTACAACGGAAAATAGTCTGTTCCAGTTCAAGCAGTTCAACCATCCCGTAGGTCTCTTCCAGCAACTCTTTTGAGTTTAACAGTTCAAAATAGCCTTTTTTCGCCTGATCAAACAATCTGGTCCCTGGAACCAGCATAAGTGACAAGAAGTTCAAATATCGTGGCTGCATTTTGTTGACTGCCTTTGCGGTGTCAATAACATGCTGTCGAGAATAGCGTTTCCCTCCCAAGCCAAGGAGGACAATCACTGATGATTTGATGTGAGCTTGTGCTGCCCGGTTCACGGCTGTAATCATTTCTGCTACCGTTGATCGTTTATTACACATACTCAAGATCTCTTGATTCCCGCTCTCAAGACCAATATAGATCAGGCGCAATTTATGGTCATAGAGGGTTTGGAGTTCTTCATCTGTTCGGGAGCTGATATTGTAGCCGTTTGCGTAGCTTGAAATACGAGTAAGTTTAGGGAATGCCGCCCGCACTGCACTAAGAATCGGGAGTAATTTACTGTTATTAACGACCAATGCGTCACCATCCAGGAGAAAAACTTTTCGTATATCAGGATCATACCCGGATTCTCGACAAATATCGTCCATTATTTCGTTCATCGGCTTGACTGTAAATGGTTTATTGCGATAGGCGCCGCAAAACGAGCATGAATTGGCGGAACAGGACGTAGTCACTTGCAGCAAAAAACTATTAGCTTCCGCCGGTGGTCTGATTACCGGCTCGATTATCGGCATGTTGTCTCATTCACCTATGGTTAATTTTTGTAATATAAGTCTATACGTTACGTACCAAATAAGCAAGCAAGAAGGTAGTCCCTTGCATTAAAAGCATTCAATCTTAGTATGTAATTTTCTATACTTATAAACATCCCATCAAAGCAGTTATCGATGAAGCGCTCAAAGCTAAAGAGGAGGGAAAAGAACAAGTGATTCTCTTCTGCGCTTCAGGCCACGGACATTTTGATTTACCGGCCTACGCCGACTATCTCGCAAGGAACCTTGTTGACCATGAACATCCGGAACAGGCAATACAGAACGCACTAAACAAACTCCCAAACGTATAAACCATTAGCTATGAGGTGGCTACACGCCACCTCATATTTCTATTTAAGAGAATAGCTCAAAAACTATTTACAATTCCAAAATTAATTTTTCGGGTAAAATGAAACATGTGTTATAATATATGCAATTTTTTAGCTTTCAAACCTATTTGTTTTTGGGATTTATTGTATGATTTCTAAGTTCATTAAAATTCTCGCGATTTTCATATCATCATTAACAGTCCTTCTTCTCTTTTTTGCTGCTTTTGCAATTAACAGCGATATGGATTTTTTTAGAGAGCTCAGGGAGCTCTATGTAGAGACCGCTATGACAACCTTGAACCATCAATACCTGGCAACCATGTTCATAGACAAAACCGAAATCGACAGGATCAGGCAAAAAAATATTATAGTACCAATTGAAAAGACAGATGCCTCGAACATTAGCTTTGATTCGGAAACGAAAATGGATATAGAGCTTATAGATATCACAGAAAAAACTTACAAAGGAAAGCTCTTGATAATCCATGACCCTTCAAGGATAAAGTTGGCAGTTTCAAAAAACATTTTAAAAACCGGCGAAAAACTAAGCAATCTGATAGCTAGCGAAAACGCAATTGGAGGAATAAATGCCAGTGGATTCAGAGACCCGCAAGGGCGGGGGAAAGGCGGTCTGCCTATCGGAATTGTCATCAAGGACGGACAGGTAGTATTCAAAAGCCGGGCCTCAAGTTTTGATATTATAGGGTTCAATTATGACAACATCCTGGTATTGGGAAGATACAAAAGAGATGAGATAGCCAATCTTAATTTAAGAGACGCGGTGTCCTTTTCACCCTTCCTGATCGTGAATGGGCAAGAACAGATCAAGCCTGGCAACGGAGCTTACGGGCTACAACCCCGGACAGCCATCGGGCAAACTAAAAACGGTAGCGTACTCTTCCTCGTAATTGACGGAAGGCAAGTATCTAGCCTTGGGGCAACGCTAAGGACCGTACAGGATATTCTCCTGAAACACGGAGCTTATAATGCAGCTAATCTGGATGGCGGCTCATCGACGGTCATGTATTATGAGGGACATATGATGAATACCCCCTGCAGTAAATATGGAGAAAGATTTTTACCAACAGCCTTCATTATTAAATAATACCCTTTTTTCTTAACAAGATTGATGACCCGTAAAAACAAACAAACTCCCCACAGGCAACTTATTAATATACAGCAAAAAGTCTGAATAGGCTGCACCGGGGATCGCTTATCAGCATCGAATATTGTTCGCGAACTTGCCTCAATATAAGATAATTAAAAAGAAAACTGCAAAGAAGAAAAGTAGAAACCGGAATATTGGCCGAACTCAGTAGTTCTGTCCCCGATAGACACGGTTCCTCCGGCTTGCAAATCCCAGTTAGCTGCCAGATTATTAAGAATGTTTGCATTAACAAACATACTATTATCAACCAGACTTGTCAGCAGACTAAAAGATATTCCCATTAAAGGAGTTATTTGTTTACTGATCGAGGTTCCAAGGTAATATCGTGCAAGCGGTTGCCAGAGGCCCACCGTGCTCGATCTCACCCTGGCAGGGAGCACTGGCTGGACAATACCACCAACTACCCTCTTTCGATCAGATTCTCCTCCGCTATGGTAAATATATTCAACCAGCCCATACCAGCCTTCACCGAAAGAGCGATCGTAATTGATAATTAAATCAACATTCGGGTCCGTCAAATATATCAGGGATTCAATCCTCATCACCCCATCATAAAGATTAATCGCACTATCCCCGCCAATAATTGCGCTGCTGGCATTCTTGCCCACCATAAAAGCGACATCAATAGCCTTTACATTCGCCTGGTATTTCAAGGCATATCTGTTTAATTTCCAATCCCGGTCCAAAGACCCGATGATCTGAAAAAAAGAAAATTCATTATTATAACCAAGAAAATTAATACCTTGAAATCCCGCACGCTCATTTTCGATAGACAAAGGGTTTGCCGGGTTAAAATAATCCGTAGGACTATAAAAGGTTCCCCGTCCCAAGGCTACCCGCTGATGCCCGAGAGTAACAACATAAGGATCGTTGGCTACCATAGCAGAAAACCGATGGAACACCAGCCGGTCAAAAACAAGGCTACTGTCCACTACCGTTATAGCATTATTAACAGGAGCAGCTAACCGGGTTTTCTTAAAGGCATCGAATTCCTTTTTCCTCAGAAATGGCCCGATCACAGCTTCATTATCGACAATAACTTCAGCTGAAAGATATGGATTAATACTTTCTTTAATATCAAATCGTTGCCGATTAAGAGCAATATAATAACTTTTTGCTCTAGGGTTAGGGAACAGGGAAAAAATCGTTTTATTGTACCCTCCCAGAGCCAGAGCTTCAGAGGACAGCGGGATGAACAGGAAAACAACCAACCAAACCAAGCAAAATACTTTCAAGACTTAACCTCATCTTTCACGATTATGCCATCTTTAAGCATGATTATTCTCCGGGCATAATCCATAACCATAGGATCATGCGTAGAAAAAATAAATGTAATATTTTTCTTCCGGTTCATATTCCTCATCAGTTCTAGTAATTGCCTTCCCGTCACTGAATCAAGATTAGCTGTAGGCTCATCTGCAAGAACAAGCTTCGGCTCTGAGACGATAGCTCTGGCAATAGCAACCCGTTGCTGCTGTCCGCCACTCATATCAGCAGGTCTGCGGTCACTGAAATCGCCGATACCGACTTCCTCTAATATTTGCTGTGCCCTTTGCCTTCTAACGCTTCCGCTTATTCCCTGAAGCAGCATCACATACTCCACATTCTCAAGTGCAGTAAGCACAGGGATCAAGTTATATGACTGGAAAACAAATCCGACATGCATCAATCGAAAACGAGCTAAAAATTTCTCTTTCAACCCTGACAAGTTTATATTATCGAGAAAGACGCTTCCGCCAGTCGGGGTATCGAGTCCTCCGATAAGGTTAAGAAGTGTCGTTTTCCCTGATCCTGACGGTCCTACGAGGGCTGCGAACTCCCCTTGATGAACAGTAACGGAAACATTCTTAAGCGCTGTTGTCGGAACATGGGTCTCAGTATATATTTTGGTAAGCTCGGCAACCTCTACTAGCGCCATATATCTTTCCCCTTTCATAAATCAATCAACCTCTTCATTTACCTGTATATCCGTTACAACTCATATAAACCGCATAGCTTCTGCCGGTTTTAAGCGAGAAGCTCTCCAAGCAGGATAAACCGCAGACAGAATACACGTCACCATTGTTACAACCACAGGAACAAAAAAGTCCAGAACACCCAATTTCGGGTAGATTTTTACCGGCAGCCCGAACTCCTTCAGCCCACCGGAGAATACAGACAGGTCAATCCCGCTATACATAAGCACCCGTATCGTCAAATAAGCAATGGCAATCCCGGATATAAGGCTAAAGATTCCAATAAAAGCTGCTTCCGTAATAATAAGAAAAAAAATAAACCCTTCACTTGTACCAATTGATTTCAATATTCCATATTCTCGTATCCGTTCGTAGACTACGGCAAAAAAGATATTTAAAATCGCCATAGCTACCGCCAGAAAAATAATAATATAATAAATCCACATAGAAGCTGCGAATATCTCCTGATAGCGAACAAGTATCGGGAACCTCTCCTTCCAATCATAGACCCTGACCAGCTCGGTTTTGGGGACTAGCTCAGCTATCTTGCGTTTCGTCGTTGAGAGTTGAGCTTCATCATGAAGAACAATAGCTACTTCGGTTATCGTACGTGTTTGCAATAATTCTTGTAACGGTTTAAGGAGAACAAAAGCGTTGCCCTGATCGAATTCAGGCATATCAGTAGAATAAATGCCGCCGATACGGTAAGCCGAACCAACAATATCGCCATTTGCTCCCTGAGCCATGAAAACAACTTTATCCCCTAGTGTAACACCTAGTTTTTCTGCTAATTTTTGACTTAACAATATTT
Above is a window of Candidatus Margulisiibacteriota bacterium DNA encoding:
- a CDS encoding phosphodiester glycosidase family protein — protein: MISKFIKILAIFISSLTVLLLFFAAFAINSDMDFFRELRELYVETAMTTLNHQYLATMFIDKTEIDRIRQKNIIVPIEKTDASNISFDSETKMDIELIDITEKTYKGKLLIIHDPSRIKLAVSKNILKTGEKLSNLIASENAIGGINASGFRDPQGRGKGGLPIGIVIKDGQVVFKSRASSFDIIGFNYDNILVLGRYKRDEIANLNLRDAVSFSPFLIVNGQEQIKPGNGAYGLQPRTAIGQTKNGSVLFLVIDGRQVSSLGATLRTVQDILLKHGAYNAANLDGGSSTVMYYEGHMMNTPCSKYGERFLPTAFIIK
- a CDS encoding radical SAM protein, coding for MPIIEPVIRPPAEANSFLLQVTTSCSANSCSFCGAYRNKPFTVKPMNEIMDDICRESGYDPDIRKVFLLDGDALVVNNSKLLPILSAVRAAFPKLTRISSYANGYNISSRTDEELQTLYDHKLRLIYIGLESGNQEILSMCNKRSTVAEMITAVNRAAQAHIKSSVIVLLGLGGKRYSRQHVIDTAKAVNKMQPRYLNFLSLMLVPGTRLFDQAKKGYFELLNSKELLEETYGMVELLELEQTIFRCNHASNYVPLEGRFPQDKEKLLAAIKAAIDGVTRLKPEFFRGL
- a CDS encoding ABC transporter ATP-binding protein, translating into MALVEVAELTKIYTETHVPTTALKNVSVTVHQGEFAALVGPSGSGKTTLLNLIGGLDTPTGGSVFLDNINLSGLKEKFLARFRLMHVGFVFQSYNLIPVLTALENVEYVMLLQGISGSVRRQRAQQILEEVGIGDFSDRRPADMSGGQQQRVAIARAIVSEPKLVLADEPTANLDSVTGRQLLELMRNMNRKKNITFIFSTHDPMVMDYARRIIMLKDGIIVKDEVKS